The following are from one region of the Biomphalaria glabrata chromosome 4, xgBioGlab47.1, whole genome shotgun sequence genome:
- the LOC129925983 gene encoding histidine-rich glycoprotein-like, producing the protein MTSHSLPHLTLTTTPHTRYHISHSLPHLTLATTPHTHSNTSHSLPHITLATTPHTRYHTSHSLLHLTLATTPHTHSHTSNSLPHLTLATTPHTHYHTSHSLPHLTLTTTPHTYYHTSHSLPHLTLTTTPHTRYHTSHSLPHLTLTIAPHTRYHTSHSLLHLTLATTPHNHYHTSHSLPHLTLATTPHTHYQTSHSLPHLTLATTPHTHSHTSNSLPHLTLATTPHTHYHTSHSLPHLTLTTTPHTYYHTSHSLPHLTLTTTPHTRYHTSHSLPHLTLTIAPHTHSHTSHSLPHLTLATTPHTHYHTSHSLPHLTLTTTPHTRYHTSHSLLHLTLATTPHTRYHTSHSLSHLTLATTPHTHYYTSHSLPHLAITTTPHTHYHTSHSQPHLTLTTRPHTHSHTSHTLPHLTLTTTPHTHYHTHTRYHTSHSLPHLTLTTTPHTH; encoded by the coding sequence ATGACCTCACACTCACTACCTCACCTCACACTCACTACCACACCTCACACTCGCTACCACATCTCACACTCGCTACCACATCTCACACTCGCTACCACACCTCACACTCACTCCAACACCTCACACTCGCTACCTCATATCACACTCGCTACCACACCTCACACTCGCTACCACACCTCACACTCACTACTACACCTCACACTCGCTACCACACCTCACACTCACTCCCACACCTCAAACTCACTACCACACCTCACACTCGCTACCACACCTCACACTCACTACCACACCTCACACTCACTACCACACCTCACTCTCACTACCACACCTCACACTTACTACCACACCTCACACTCGCTACCACACCTCACACTCACTACTACACCTCACACTCGCTACCACACCTCACACTCGCTACCACACCTCACACTCACTATCGCACCTCACACTCGCTACCACACCTCACACTCACTACTACACCTCACACTCGCTACCACACCTCACAATCACTACCACACCTCACACTCACTACCACACCTCACACTCGCAACCACACCTCACACTCACTACCAGACCTCACACTCACTCCCACACCTCACACTCGCTACCACACCTCACACTCACTCCCACACCTCAAACTCACTACCACACCTCACACTCGCTACCACACCTCACACTCACTACCACACCTCACACTCACTACCACACCTCACTCTCACTACCACACCTCACACTTACTACCACACCTCACACTCGCTACCACACCTCACACTCACTACTACACCTCACACTCGCTACCACACCTCACACTCGCTACCACACCTCACACTCACTATCGCACCTCACACTCACTCCCACACCTCACACTCACTACCACACCTCACACTCGCTACCACACCTCACACTCACTACCACACCTCACACTCACTACCACACCTCACACTTACTACTACACCTCACACTCGCTACCACACCTCACACTCACTACTACACCTCACACTCGCTACCACACCTCACACTCGCTACCACACCTCACACTCACTATCGCACCTCACACTCGCTACCACACCTCACACTCACTACTACACCTCACACTCGCTACCACACCTCGCAATCACTACCACACCTCACACTCACTACCACACCTCACACTCGCAACCACACCTCACACTCACTACCAGACCTCACACTCACTCCCACACCTCACACACGCTACCACACCTCACACTCACTACTACACCTCACACTCACTACCACACTCACACTCGCTACCACACCTCACACTCACTCCCACACCTCACACTCACTACCACACCTCACACTCACTAA